The proteins below come from a single Saccharophagus degradans 2-40 genomic window:
- a CDS encoding Maf family protein: MTTSSHHNKGDNSADLYLASQSPRRRELLAQIGVKVAVLSVDVAEQREVGESPAQYVQRLAYDKAMAGAKLAATQPRSLPCLGSDTIVVIENRVLEKPRDEEDGVAMLLALSGQTHQVMTAVAVATEAKQLMRLSVTDVTFREISRAEAIEYWRTGEPADKAGGYGIQGLGAVFVRELKGSYTAVVGLPLFETKTLLDAFEVPVWQNLAP, encoded by the coding sequence TTGACTACCTCATCTCACCACAATAAGGGCGATAACAGCGCCGATCTCTACCTCGCATCGCAATCCCCTAGGCGCCGTGAACTGTTAGCGCAAATTGGCGTCAAAGTAGCTGTGTTGTCGGTTGATGTTGCCGAACAGCGCGAGGTGGGTGAATCCCCTGCGCAATATGTGCAGCGCCTAGCGTATGATAAGGCAATGGCCGGCGCTAAGCTGGCTGCGACGCAACCGCGAAGCCTACCGTGTTTGGGTTCAGACACGATTGTAGTGATTGAAAACCGCGTACTAGAAAAGCCGCGAGATGAGGAAGATGGCGTAGCCATGCTGCTGGCACTGTCGGGCCAAACCCACCAAGTGATGACCGCGGTTGCGGTGGCAACAGAAGCAAAACAGCTAATGCGGTTAAGCGTCACTGACGTTACTTTTCGCGAAATAAGCCGTGCAGAAGCCATTGAATACTGGCGCACAGGTGAGCCGGCAGATAAAGCCGGTGGCTATGGAATACAAGGTTTGGGCGCGGTTTTCGTGCGCGAACTAAAGGGCAGTTACACCGCCGTGGTGGGCTTGCCGTTATTTGAAACTAAAACCCTTTTGGATGCTTT
- the mreD gene encoding rod shape-determining protein MreD, producing the protein MPNLGLSFYIFFCVSAFFALVLSIYPIPHAYAALRPELFCLLVVYWVINYPQYFGVTTAWLMGLFLDVVHSTVWGAHALGLAAVAYICLSSYQRIRSYSLWQQTLWVFVFVGIHQVIVNWMLGLSGYHKPTHIILVTTAVSALSWPVMVLLFRRLRRRYRLL; encoded by the coding sequence ATGCCCAATCTCGGCCTGTCCTTTTATATTTTCTTCTGTGTATCTGCATTCTTTGCACTAGTTCTATCTATTTATCCTATCCCTCACGCTTATGCGGCATTGCGGCCAGAGCTTTTTTGCCTGTTGGTAGTGTACTGGGTTATTAACTATCCGCAGTATTTTGGCGTAACCACAGCTTGGTTAATGGGCCTGTTTTTAGATGTTGTGCACAGCACTGTTTGGGGCGCACACGCTCTGGGCTTGGCTGCTGTGGCTTATATTTGTTTGTCATCTTACCAGCGCATTCGCAGCTACTCGCTGTGGCAGCAAACGCTGTGGGTGTTTGTATTTGTGGGCATTCATCAGGTTATTGTGAATTGGATGCTGGGTTTAAGTGGTTACCATAAGCCCACTCATATTATTTTGGTGACCACGGCAGTAAGTGCACTTAGCTGGCCGGTTATGGTGCTGTTGTTTAGGCGCCTGCGTCGCCGCTATAGATTGCTATAG
- the mreC gene encoding rod shape-determining protein MreC — protein MKPLFSKGPSPIARLLVLSVLSLTVAGIFIYTDWFASLKNQATDVAAPFYWVSDIPAKVEDWADNRVMSRSRLQQENESLRTELLIHKRKLQQMASLAAENVRLRQLLNSAEMIEDRVIIAELIGVSPDPLVHKVIVNRGSNHGVYIGQPLLDANGLMGQVVQVGALSSQVLLITDTTHALPVQINRTGVRLIAEGLGRLDELALRYVPNTTDIEVGDLLVSSGLGQRFPAGYPVAEVVEVQRDPGKAFASVMAKPKAELNRSRHVLLVFDMPPSEGL, from the coding sequence ATTAAACCGCTTTTTAGCAAAGGCCCATCGCCCATAGCGCGTTTACTCGTGCTGTCGGTGTTGTCATTAACGGTGGCGGGTATTTTTATCTACACCGATTGGTTTGCGTCCCTCAAAAATCAGGCGACGGACGTCGCTGCGCCTTTTTATTGGGTATCTGATATCCCTGCCAAAGTAGAAGATTGGGCCGATAACCGCGTTATGTCGCGCTCGCGACTACAGCAAGAAAACGAATCCCTGCGCACCGAACTGCTTATTCACAAGCGCAAATTACAGCAAATGGCATCGCTTGCGGCCGAAAACGTACGCCTGCGACAATTGCTTAATTCTGCGGAGATGATCGAAGATAGGGTTATTATCGCCGAACTTATTGGCGTAAGCCCCGACCCACTGGTACACAAGGTAATTGTTAACCGCGGCAGTAATCACGGCGTGTATATCGGCCAACCCCTGCTCGATGCCAATGGCTTAATGGGCCAAGTGGTGCAGGTGGGGGCGCTAAGTAGCCAAGTGCTACTTATTACAGATACAACCCATGCCTTGCCAGTACAAATCAATCGCACAGGTGTTCGCTTAATTGCAGAAGGGCTGGGCCGGCTGGATGAACTCGCATTGCGCTACGTGCCAAACACCACCGATATAGAGGTGGGTGACCTGTTGGTAAGTTCCGGTTTGGGGCAGCGCTTCCCCGCCGGTTACCCGGTAGCTGAAGTGGTAGAGGTGCAGCGCGACCCGGGCAAGGCATTTGCCTCGGTGATGGCCAAGCCAAAAGCGGAGCTAAACCGCAGCCGCCATGTGCTATTGGTGTTTGATATGCCCCCCTCGGAAGGCCTGTAG
- a CDS encoding rod shape-determining protein — MFKRLRGVFSNDLSIDLGTANTLIYVRDRGIVLDEPSVVAIRNHNGQKSVEAVGMAAKRMLGRTPGNITAIRPLKDGVIADFQVTEKMLQHFIRKVHENSWFQPSPRVLICVPCLSTEVEKRAIRESALGAGAREVRLIEEPMAAAIGAGLSVDEATGSMVVDIGGGTTEIAIISLNGVVLSDSVRIGGDRFDEAIVNYVRRKYGSVIGDATAERIKQEIGCAYAGSEVLEIDVRGRNLAEGVPRSFTLNSDEVLEALQEPLSGIVQAIKSTLELSPPELASDIAESGIVLTGGGALLRDLDRLLSEETGLPVVVAEDPLTCVARGGGRALELMDQRSIDLVY; from the coding sequence ATGTTTAAACGTCTGCGTGGAGTTTTTTCCAACGACTTATCCATCGATTTAGGAACAGCGAATACGCTGATTTATGTGCGCGATCGCGGCATTGTGTTAGATGAGCCATCGGTAGTTGCCATCCGCAATCACAACGGTCAAAAATCTGTAGAAGCCGTAGGTATGGCTGCCAAGCGCATGTTGGGTAGAACCCCTGGCAATATTACTGCCATTCGCCCGTTAAAAGACGGCGTTATTGCCGACTTCCAGGTTACTGAAAAAATGTTGCAGCACTTTATCCGTAAAGTGCATGAAAATAGTTGGTTTCAGCCAAGTCCGCGAGTACTTATCTGTGTGCCTTGCTTATCTACCGAGGTAGAAAAGCGCGCAATCCGCGAATCGGCCCTAGGCGCTGGTGCTCGAGAGGTTCGCTTAATTGAAGAGCCCATGGCTGCTGCAATTGGCGCAGGTTTAAGTGTTGATGAAGCCACCGGTTCTATGGTGGTGGATATAGGTGGTGGCACCACCGAAATTGCCATTATTTCTTTAAATGGCGTGGTGTTATCGGATTCTGTACGCATAGGTGGCGACCGCTTCGACGAGGCGATTGTTAACTATGTGCGCCGCAAGTACGGCAGCGTTATTGGTGATGCTACCGCAGAGCGTATTAAGCAAGAAATTGGCTGCGCCTATGCTGGCAGCGAAGTGTTGGAAATTGACGTGCGAGGTCGCAACTTGGCCGAGGGTGTGCCCAGAAGCTTCACTCTTAACAGCGACGAAGTACTCGAAGCCTTGCAAGAGCCGCTTTCTGGCATAGTGCAGGCTATAAAGAGCACATTGGAGTTATCCCCGCCAGAATTGGCTTCTGATATTGCTGAAAGCGGTATTGTGCTAACGGGTGGCGGCGCGTTACTGCGTGACTTAGACCGTTTGTTATCTGAAGAAACCGGCTTGCCGGTGGTTGTGGCCGAAGACCCGTTAACCTGTGTGGCTCGCGGCGGTGGTCGCGCTTTGGAGTTAATGGATCAGCGCAGTATCGATTTGGTTTACTAA
- the gatC gene encoding Asp-tRNA(Asn)/Glu-tRNA(Gln) amidotransferase subunit GatC: MQPSDIEKLAKLARLEINDETLGEVANSITEVLALVDQLQAADTNGVAPMAHPLDAVQILRADEVTEPNVREEFQAIAPATENGLYLVPKVIE; this comes from the coding sequence GTGCAGCCTTCAGACATTGAAAAACTGGCCAAGCTCGCCAGGCTAGAAATAAACGACGAAACACTTGGCGAAGTTGCCAACAGTATTACCGAAGTATTAGCACTGGTAGACCAGCTTCAAGCTGCCGACACCAACGGTGTGGCGCCCATGGCACACCCCTTAGATGCCGTTCAAATTTTGCGTGCAGATGAAGTTACAGAACCCAACGTACGCGAAGAGTTCCAAGCTATTGCACCAGCAACAGAAAACGGCCTTTATTTAGTGCCCAAGGTAATAGAATAG
- the gatA gene encoding Asp-tRNA(Asn)/Glu-tRNA(Gln) amidotransferase subunit GatA, with protein MHNLTIAEIIQGLKNKSFSSVEITQHFLNRIKTLDTEYNSFITLTEEQALAQATAADARLAAGDAPALCGVPLAHKDIFCTNGVRTSCGSKMLDNFVPPYDATVVTNYSQDGVVILGKTNMDEFAMGSSNETSYYGPVKNPWDTNCVPGGSSGGSAAAVAARLVPGATATDTGGSIRQPAALCGITGIKPTYGRVSRWGMIAFASSLDQAGTMTRTAEDAALMLQSMASYDRKDSTCVDHPIDDYSVNLNAPLAGLKIGIPKEYFGEGLNPGTAEAVQAAIKTYEAMGATVQEVSLPHTHLAVPAYYVIAPAECSANLSRFDGVRYGHRCDNPKDLEDLYRRSRGEGFGEEVKRRILVGTYALSAGFYDAYYRKAQQVRRLIKQDFVDVFSQVDVILGPTSPSPAFEFGSKGSDPVAMYLEDIYTIATNLAGLPGMSIPCGQVDGKPVGLQLIGNYFAEAKLLNIAHKFQTETDFHTQAPAAIK; from the coding sequence ATGCACAACTTAACCATTGCCGAGATTATTCAGGGGCTGAAAAACAAGTCGTTTTCCAGCGTCGAAATTACCCAGCACTTTTTAAACCGCATTAAAACGCTGGATACCGAATACAACAGCTTTATTACTCTCACCGAAGAGCAGGCCCTAGCTCAAGCAACGGCCGCCGACGCGCGCCTAGCCGCCGGCGATGCACCCGCGCTTTGCGGCGTGCCCCTTGCCCACAAAGATATTTTTTGCACTAACGGCGTACGCACAAGCTGCGGCTCTAAAATGCTAGATAACTTTGTACCGCCCTACGACGCGACCGTAGTTACCAACTACAGCCAAGATGGCGTTGTGATTTTAGGTAAAACCAACATGGATGAGTTCGCTATGGGCTCTTCCAACGAAACCAGTTACTACGGGCCAGTTAAAAACCCTTGGGATACCAACTGCGTACCGGGTGGTTCTTCCGGTGGTTCCGCTGCAGCTGTGGCCGCGCGCCTTGTGCCCGGCGCCACCGCAACCGACACCGGCGGCTCTATCCGTCAGCCAGCAGCCCTGTGCGGTATTACCGGCATTAAGCCTACCTATGGTCGCGTATCGCGCTGGGGCATGATTGCTTTCGCATCTAGCCTCGACCAAGCCGGCACAATGACGCGCACCGCCGAAGATGCAGCCCTTATGTTGCAATCTATGGCCAGTTACGACCGCAAAGACTCCACCTGTGTCGATCACCCCATAGACGACTACAGCGTCAACCTAAACGCACCACTCGCGGGTTTAAAAATAGGTATTCCCAAAGAATATTTTGGCGAAGGACTAAACCCCGGTACCGCAGAAGCAGTGCAAGCTGCAATTAAAACCTACGAAGCAATGGGCGCAACCGTGCAGGAAGTGTCCCTGCCGCACACCCACTTAGCCGTACCGGCTTACTATGTAATTGCACCGGCAGAATGCTCCGCCAACCTTTCACGTTTTGATGGCGTGCGCTACGGCCACCGCTGCGACAACCCGAAAGATTTAGAAGACCTATACCGTCGCTCGCGCGGGGAAGGCTTTGGCGAAGAGGTTAAACGCCGTATTTTGGTTGGCACCTATGCCCTTTCTGCAGGCTTTTACGATGCTTACTACCGCAAAGCGCAGCAGGTTCGCCGCTTAATTAAACAAGATTTCGTCGATGTGTTTAGCCAAGTAGACGTAATACTAGGCCCCACCTCGCCATCGCCAGCGTTTGAGTTTGGCTCTAAGGGCAGCGACCCTGTCGCCATGTATTTAGAAGATATTTACACCATTGCCACCAACTTGGCAGGCCTGCCAGGCATGTCAATTCCCTGTGGGCAAGTGGACGGCAAACCGGTTGGCTTGCAGCTAATTGGCAATTACTTTGCGGAAGCGAAATTATTGAACATTGCGCACAAGTTTCAAACCGAAACTGACTTTCACACTCAAGCCCCCGCAGCGATTAAATAA
- the gatB gene encoding Asp-tRNA(Asn)/Glu-tRNA(Gln) amidotransferase subunit GatB, with the protein MEWETVIGLEVHVQLATKTKIFSGASTAFGAEPNTQACAIDLAMPGTLPSPNAKAFEYAIMFGLAVNAEIGKRSVFERKNYFYPDSPKGYQTTQLEQPIVGAGYIDIELDDGSTKRIRIHHAHLEEDAGKSLHEDFHDMTGIDLNRAGTPLIEVVTEPDISNKAEAVAFARKLHAIVTSLGIGDGDMSQGSMRFDVNISVRLKGQELGTRTETKNLNSFRFMERCIDQEVQRQIEVLEDGGKITQETRLYNGDTHTARPMRSKEEANDYRYFPCPDLLPVEITDEYIQSLRDKLPELPDARKARFIEQYGLSDYDAGLLGSDANTAHYFEVCAKACDDAKLSANWVAGELAARLNNEELAIQNSPVNAEQLAGLIARIKDQTISNKIAKQVFEAMWQGEGDADTVIEAKGLKQVSDSGALEKMVDDVMAANQQQVDAYRAAEPDKRKKMLGFFVGQIMKASKGQANPQQLNQILLSKLDS; encoded by the coding sequence ATGGAATGGGAAACCGTTATCGGGCTTGAAGTACACGTTCAGCTCGCCACCAAAACAAAAATCTTTTCTGGCGCCAGCACCGCTTTTGGTGCCGAGCCAAATACACAGGCCTGCGCCATTGACCTAGCCATGCCGGGCACCTTGCCCTCCCCCAACGCCAAAGCATTTGAATACGCCATTATGTTTGGCTTGGCGGTTAACGCAGAAATTGGCAAGCGCTCTGTGTTTGAACGCAAAAACTATTTTTACCCCGACTCACCCAAGGGCTACCAAACGACGCAGTTAGAGCAACCCATTGTTGGTGCGGGCTATATCGATATTGAACTGGATGACGGCAGCACAAAGCGTATCCGCATCCACCACGCGCACCTCGAAGAAGATGCGGGCAAATCTTTGCACGAAGATTTCCACGATATGACAGGTATCGACCTCAACCGCGCAGGCACGCCACTCATCGAGGTAGTGACCGAACCCGACATTAGCAACAAAGCCGAAGCTGTTGCTTTCGCGCGCAAATTGCACGCCATTGTCACGTCACTGGGAATAGGCGACGGCGACATGTCGCAGGGGTCTATGCGCTTCGACGTGAACATTTCTGTGCGCTTAAAAGGCCAAGAGCTTGGTACGCGCACCGAAACCAAAAACCTAAACTCCTTCCGCTTTATGGAGCGCTGCATTGATCAAGAAGTGCAACGTCAAATAGAAGTGCTGGAAGACGGCGGTAAAATTACCCAAGAAACGCGCCTGTACAATGGCGACACCCATACCGCCCGCCCAATGCGCAGCAAAGAAGAAGCCAACGACTACCGCTATTTCCCCTGCCCAGATTTACTACCGGTAGAAATTACTGACGAATACATTCAAAGCTTGCGCGATAAATTGCCAGAGCTACCGGACGCACGCAAAGCGCGCTTTATTGAGCAGTACGGCCTATCCGATTACGACGCGGGCCTGCTTGGTTCCGACGCCAACACCGCTCACTATTTTGAAGTCTGCGCCAAAGCCTGTGACGACGCCAAGTTAAGTGCAAACTGGGTAGCTGGTGAGCTTGCGGCACGTTTAAACAACGAAGAGCTCGCCATACAAAACAGCCCAGTTAACGCCGAGCAGCTAGCAGGCTTAATTGCACGCATTAAAGATCAAACCATCTCCAACAAAATAGCCAAACAGGTATTCGAAGCCATGTGGCAAGGCGAAGGGGATGCAGATACAGTGATTGAAGCCAAAGGCTTGAAGCAGGTATCTGACAGTGGCGCACTAGAAAAAATGGTTGACGATGTGATGGCAGCCAACCAGCAGCAAGTAGACGCCTACCGCGCGGCCGAGCCAGACAAACGCAAAAAAATGTTGGGCTTCTTTGTGGGGCAAATTATGAAAGCCTCTAAAGGCCAAGCCAACCCACAGCAACTAAACCAAATTTTGTTGAGCAAACTCGACAGCTAA
- a CDS encoding PA4642 family protein: MALKKDKQKVLGEVFDEARVRSFLNVPARPDVNQDYDILEKAYRGMKAENFETFVNFFKEEGRDLNAKNPAGQTFLQVISEHKLAADYIDILKSAGAKY; this comes from the coding sequence ATGGCACTAAAAAAAGATAAACAAAAAGTATTGGGCGAAGTATTTGACGAAGCACGTGTAAGAAGCTTTTTAAATGTACCCGCTCGCCCAGACGTTAACCAAGATTACGACATTCTGGAAAAAGCCTATCGCGGCATGAAAGCAGAAAACTTCGAAACCTTTGTTAACTTCTTTAAAGAAGAAGGTCGCGACTTAAATGCAAAAAATCCTGCTGGCCAAACTTTTTTACAAGTTATTAGCGAGCACAAATTAGCCGCTGATTATATCGATATACTCAAAAGCGCTGGAGCCAAGTACTAG
- the cysZ gene encoding sulfate transporter CysZ translates to MPHRNIYDNPPNTLTTGAQYFVQGINLLWHPQLRVYILIPLLVNCILFVALTTVFIGYFNYWAEIITGSIEVDMGWFTSIIVWVLKALAWFGLIVLGVILLMVYGYSFNVITNIIAAPFYGLLAEKTEMLITGKKGEGEPLAQMIPRVIGREISKLWYFLSRGFVIMLIVLLLSTIPLINLIAPFIGLLWSAWSMAIQYGDYAADNNRLDFKELRQRLWQKKYSSLGFGGIVMGCSVVPILNIFAMPAAVTGGTIYWVKELRDNPPKQ, encoded by the coding sequence GTGCCACACCGCAACATATACGATAACCCACCCAACACGCTCACCACCGGTGCCCAGTACTTTGTACAGGGCATCAACCTGTTGTGGCACCCGCAGTTGCGCGTATACATATTGATCCCCCTGCTGGTGAACTGCATCCTATTTGTTGCGCTTACCACTGTTTTTATCGGTTACTTTAATTACTGGGCAGAAATCATTACTGGCAGCATCGAAGTGGATATGGGGTGGTTTACCTCCATCATCGTGTGGGTGCTAAAAGCGCTGGCTTGGTTTGGCCTTATTGTTCTAGGCGTAATACTATTAATGGTATATGGCTACAGCTTTAACGTTATTACCAATATTATTGCAGCGCCTTTTTACGGCTTGCTTGCCGAAAAAACCGAGATGCTTATTACGGGCAAAAAAGGCGAAGGTGAACCCCTCGCGCAAATGATACCCCGTGTAATAGGCCGCGAAATTTCAAAGTTGTGGTACTTTTTATCCCGCGGCTTTGTCATTATGCTTATTGTATTACTACTTAGCACCATTCCACTTATCAACCTTATCGCACCGTTTATTGGTTTATTGTGGAGTGCATGGTCAATGGCAATTCAATACGGCGATTACGCAGCCGATAACAACCGACTGGACTTTAAAGAGCTACGCCAACGCCTGTGGCAAAAGAAATACTCCAGCCTAGGTTTTGGCGGCATTGTTATGGGCTGCAGTGTGGTGCCCATTCTCAACATTTTTGCTATGCCCGCAGCCGTTACTGGCGGCACAATTTACTGGGTAAAAGAGCTGCGCGATAACCCTCCCAAACAGTAA
- a CDS encoding DEAD/DEAH box helicase, whose protein sequence is MKFAELGLCPAIQKAVLEQGYETPTPIQAQAIPPVLEGRDVMAAAQTGTGKTAGFTLPILEILAEGIENGRKVKPNQARALVLTPTRELAAQVGENVALYGKYLPIKSTIVFGGVKINPQMMKLRGGVDILVATPGRLMDLYNQRAVKFDQLEMLVLDEADRMLDMGFIHDIRKIMAILPKKRQNLMFSATFSQDIRELAKSIVNNPVEITVNPPNSTATRVKQWICPVDKKEKPALLTHLIKTNKWQQVLVFSRTKHGANKLVKQLEGSGLRAAAIHGNKSQGARTKALAEFKNGTVKILVATDIAARGLDIDQLPQVVNFDLPQVAEDYVHRIGRTGRAGAEGNAVSLVSADEFQMLKEIERLTKTLLTREVIQGFEPDHNLPESRLDTRPIRPNKPKRPKPAGGASNRSGGGNSGGGNNRAKPRGDDSKAANADTPWAGKAKPRKPRPAGAKPATQGKPAGARNGNTGPKGKGGPAGGGARRPTNKPSGAQGAARS, encoded by the coding sequence ATGAAATTTGCCGAACTTGGCCTTTGTCCCGCCATTCAGAAAGCCGTACTCGAACAAGGCTACGAAACCCCTACCCCAATTCAAGCGCAAGCCATTCCCCCTGTATTAGAAGGGCGCGATGTGATGGCCGCTGCGCAAACCGGTACGGGTAAGACGGCGGGGTTTACATTGCCCATTTTAGAAATACTGGCAGAAGGCATAGAAAACGGCCGTAAAGTAAAGCCGAATCAGGCACGTGCGTTAGTACTTACTCCTACGCGAGAGCTTGCAGCACAGGTAGGTGAAAACGTTGCCCTATACGGCAAGTACTTGCCTATTAAATCTACCATCGTATTTGGCGGCGTGAAAATTAACCCGCAAATGATGAAATTGCGCGGCGGTGTCGACATTTTAGTGGCCACGCCAGGCCGTTTGATGGACCTATACAATCAGCGTGCAGTGAAGTTTGATCAGCTAGAAATGCTGGTGTTGGACGAAGCCGATCGCATGCTCGATATGGGCTTTATTCACGATATTCGCAAAATTATGGCTATTTTACCGAAGAAACGTCAAAACCTGATGTTTTCGGCGACGTTCTCGCAAGATATTCGCGAATTAGCTAAAAGTATTGTGAATAACCCAGTAGAAATTACTGTGAACCCGCCCAACAGCACCGCAACCCGCGTAAAACAGTGGATTTGCCCCGTTGATAAAAAAGAAAAGCCCGCTTTGCTTACCCATTTGATTAAAACCAATAAGTGGCAGCAAGTGTTGGTGTTCTCTCGCACCAAGCATGGCGCAAATAAATTAGTTAAACAATTGGAAGGCAGTGGCCTGCGAGCAGCGGCGATTCACGGCAACAAAAGCCAAGGCGCACGCACTAAAGCGTTAGCCGAGTTTAAAAATGGCACGGTAAAAATTCTTGTAGCCACCGATATTGCCGCTCGCGGTTTGGATATTGATCAACTACCGCAAGTGGTGAACTTCGACTTACCTCAGGTTGCTGAAGATTACGTGCATCGAATTGGCCGCACAGGCCGTGCTGGCGCAGAGGGCAATGCCGTTTCGCTAGTGAGTGCCGACGAATTTCAAATGTTAAAAGAGATTGAGCGTTTAACTAAAACGTTGCTCACTCGCGAAGTTATTCAAGGCTTTGAGCCAGACCACAATTTACCTGAGTCTCGATTAGATACCCGCCCCATTCGCCCCAATAAGCCGAAACGGCCCAAGCCAGCAGGTGGTGCTTCGAACCGCAGTGGCGGTGGTAACAGTGGCGGTGGCAATAATCGCGCTAAGCCGCGTGGCGATGACAGCAAAGCGGCCAATGCCGATACCCCGTGGGCAGGCAAAGCAAAGCCGCGCAAGCCTCGCCCTGCAGGTGCTAAACCCGCTACACAAGGTAAGCCTGCCGGCGCGCGCAATGGCAATACAGGCCCAAAAGGTAAGGGTGGGCCAGCCGGTGGGGGTGCCAGACGACCAACTAATAAGCCTAGCGGTGCACAAGGGGCTGCTAGAAGTTAG
- the arfB gene encoding alternative ribosome rescue aminoacyl-tRNA hydrolase ArfB — MVIISSNITIPADEIELSAIRAQGAGGQNVNKVSSAIHLRFDIRASSLPEFYKERLLGLKDSRISKEGVLIIKAQQFRTQEKNREDALARLKELVLQATTFQKARKPTKPTKASKTRRMDGKTQRGKIKAMRGKVFD, encoded by the coding sequence GTGGTTATTATCTCTTCCAACATTACTATTCCCGCCGATGAAATAGAGCTTAGCGCCATTCGTGCACAAGGGGCAGGCGGCCAAAACGTAAACAAAGTTTCCTCGGCTATTCACCTGCGCTTTGATATTCGCGCTTCGTCGCTGCCAGAGTTTTATAAAGAGCGTTTACTAGGGCTTAAAGACTCGCGAATAAGTAAAGAAGGGGTGCTAATTATTAAAGCCCAGCAATTTCGCACCCAAGAGAAAAACCGCGAAGACGCACTGGCACGCTTAAAAGAACTCGTGCTGCAGGCCACTACCTTTCAAAAAGCGCGCAAACCCACCAAGCCTACCAAGGCCTCTAAAACGCGCAGAATGGATGGCAAAACTCAACGCGGCAAAATTAAAGCCATGCGCGGGAAGGTATTCGATTAA
- a CDS encoding ABC transporter ATP-binding protein encodes MSIQLQWLDLAVGGKQVCRGLDLDFSQGKVWGVLGQNGIGKTTLLHTLAGLRKPDAGNVLVDGIDVSLWSRKRLAQKLGILLQEVSDPFPSTVLDTALIGRHPYLAPWQFESSHDEKIALDALAQVDLLPLVKRDVNTLSGGERQRLALATLLVQNPDIYVLDEPSNHLDLHYQIALLDIICAQTHSEQGRVIMTLHDINLAVRYCDHLIFVMGEGEVVAGPAEELLNDKYLHRLFKHCLVELRNGDYRAFLPG; translated from the coding sequence ATGAGTATTCAATTACAGTGGCTCGATTTGGCCGTGGGCGGTAAGCAAGTATGCCGCGGGTTAGATTTAGATTTTAGTCAGGGCAAAGTGTGGGGCGTGCTCGGTCAAAATGGCATTGGCAAAACCACGTTACTTCATACCTTGGCTGGGTTGCGTAAGCCCGATGCTGGCAATGTACTGGTAGATGGCATTGATGTGTCGCTATGGTCGCGCAAACGTTTAGCGCAAAAACTGGGTATATTACTGCAAGAAGTGAGCGATCCTTTTCCGTCCACGGTTTTAGATACCGCCCTTATTGGCCGCCACCCCTATTTGGCGCCGTGGCAATTTGAATCTAGCCACGACGAAAAAATTGCGCTCGATGCGCTTGCTCAAGTAGATTTGCTGCCGCTAGTTAAGCGTGATGTAAATACTCTTTCAGGCGGCGAGCGACAGCGCTTGGCGCTGGCTACATTGCTGGTGCAAAACCCCGACATATACGTGTTAGATGAACCGAGCAATCACCTCGATTTACACTATCAAATTGCACTGCTCGATATTATTTGTGCGCAAACACACAGTGAGCAGGGCCGCGTAATAATGACCCTGCACGATATTAATCTCGCTGTACGCTATTGCGATCATTTGATCTTTGTTATGGGCGAGGGCGAAGTGGTGGCGGGGCCTGCGGAAGAGTTACTAAACGATAAGTACCTGCACCGTCTTTTCAAGCACTGCTTAGTGGAGTTACGCAACGGCGATTATCGCGCGTTTTTACCTGGCTAA